From Xenopus laevis strain J_2021 chromosome 7L, Xenopus_laevis_v10.1, whole genome shotgun sequence, one genomic window encodes:
- the LOC108718503 gene encoding protein spinster homolog 1-like isoform X1 produces the protein MWLLSDITFIQNHFVRAHLHCILIYLLRLTKCKIKQLNCHFSCDFNCRNINFFRKLCIRSKQACDPVPVDIEKGEKERRAPCTLLCAKATLAILLLIKFVHYVDTYLAEGVMPLIEAEYELSIDKVARVETGFAIVFALVNPFFGHLSDQISRWTLMCLGVTFWTLFVASCSVIPQEWGWTIPFIRCAVAAIESFFAGISLTLIDDLFPPEKRRGTLFKFNNFSYIMGALGIVVGAIVPSYLGSNWRFALQLVAVAGLACLVLLICVKKEPPRYYTEDHSDDPQMQILSFQYIWKLTSSFFKNLRILSKTRSFVFLTLASWSVNFINEAMFAVVPDFLNRTRAVTSSSFPCLLPDCYYSDFMFYGLIKYAADIVGIQIGMVIITRWFKMYPSADRLVSGLGLMASGCFICIFFFTVQSSFTLAYGSVFVGGVLLNINQAVATDMILSVVMPNSRGTAIALQSIIAQLGGGVFAPFIIQKISDAIQMWQPETSPMHCLQYALIILTILALIGGCFFLCTNFCIEEDRKVVEQARAPSPPPELNLQDILVYDSEDPGYAAQPSLELAPESPDPAPELPA, from the exons ATGTGGCTGCTCTCTGACATCACGTTCATACAAAATCATTTTGTGAGAGCGCATCTACATTGTATTCTGATTTATCTGTTGAGACTCACCAAAtgcaaaattaaacaattaaattgtcatttctcttgTGATTTTAATTGTAGAAATATCAACTTCTTCAGAAAACTTTGCATTAGATCAAAACAGGCATGTGATCCTGTCCCGGTCGACatagagaaaggggaaaaagagAGAAGGGCACCGTGTACACTCCTCTGTGCGAAGGCTACGCTGGCCATCCTTCTCCTGATCAAATTCGTCCATTACGTGGACACATATCTAGCTGAAG GTGTTATGCCGTTGATTGAAGCAGAATATGAACTCTCCATTGACAAAGTTGCGAGAGTAGAAACAG GTTTTGCTATTGTTTTTGCCTTGGTCAATCCATTCTTTGGACATCTATCAGATCAGATCAGCCGGTGGACCCTCATGTGTCTGGGAGTAACGTTTTGGACTCTGTTTGTCGCGAGCTGTTCCGTAATTCCCCAGGAG TGGGGTTGGACCATCCCTTTTATACGGTGTGCTGTGGCCGCAATAGAAAGTTTTTTTGCAGGCATTTCCCTGACCCTGATTGATGACCTGTTCCCACCTGAAAAGCGACGAGGGACTTTATTCAAGTTTAACAATTTCAGCTATATAATGGG TGCCTTAGGGATCGTTGTGGGAGCAATTGTGCCAAGCTACTTAGGCTCAAACTGGCGTTTTGCACTGCAG CTAGTTGCAGTCGCTGGATTAGCGTGCCTAGTGCTGCTAATCTGTGTGAAGAAGGAACCACCTAGATACTATACCGAGGACCACAGTGATGACCCTCAGATGCAGATCCTCAGTTTCCAATATATTTGGAAGttgacctcctccttcttcaaaaATCTGAGGATTTTATCTAAAAC ACGGAGCTTTGTTTTTCTCACCTTGGCTTCATGGTCCGTGAATTTCATTAATGAAGCCATGTTTGCCGTTGTTCCTGATTTCCTGAACCGAACCAGGGCCGTGACAAGCAGTTCGTTTCCCTGTCTGTTGCCAGATTGTTACTACAGCGACTT TATGTTCTATGGTTTGATTAAATACGCGGCTGACATCGTGGGGATACAAATAGGAATGGTGATCATCACTCGGTGGTTCAAGATGTATCCATCCGCTGATCGACTGGTATCCGGTTTAGGACTTATGGCCTCTGGATGTTTCATTTGCATCTTCTTTTTCACTGTACAAAGCAGCTTTACCCTTGCCTAT GGGTCCGTCTTTGTAGGTGGCGTTCTACTGAATATAAACCAGGCTGTAGCTACTGACATGATACTG TCGGTAGTAATGCCAAATTCCCGTGGCACAGCAATAGCCTTGCAGTCTATTATAGCACAGTTAGGAGGAGGGGTATTTGCCCCATTTATCATTCAGAAG ATTTCTGATGCGATCCAGATGTGGCAACCAGAAACCAGCCCAATGCACTGCTTGCAATATGCCTTGATAATATTGACAATTCTGGCATTGATTGGAGGATGCTTCTTCCTCTGTACAAACTTTTGTATTGAAGAGGATCGGAAAGTAGTTGAACAGGCCCGCGCCCCAAGCCCACCACCTGAATT GAACCTACAGGACATACTGGTGTACGACTCTGAAGATCCTGGATATGCTGCTCAGCCTTCTCTAGAATTGGCTCCTGAGTCTCCAGATCCTGCTCCAGAACTACCTGCTTAG
- the LOC108718503 gene encoding protein spinster homolog 1-like isoform X2 has translation MAFRSFANKGNINFFRKLCIRSKQACDPVPVDIEKGEKERRAPCTLLCAKATLAILLLIKFVHYVDTYLAEGVMPLIEAEYELSIDKVARVETGFAIVFALVNPFFGHLSDQISRWTLMCLGVTFWTLFVASCSVIPQEWGWTIPFIRCAVAAIESFFAGISLTLIDDLFPPEKRRGTLFKFNNFSYIMGALGIVVGAIVPSYLGSNWRFALQLVAVAGLACLVLLICVKKEPPRYYTEDHSDDPQMQILSFQYIWKLTSSFFKNLRILSKTRSFVFLTLASWSVNFINEAMFAVVPDFLNRTRAVTSSSFPCLLPDCYYSDFMFYGLIKYAADIVGIQIGMVIITRWFKMYPSADRLVSGLGLMASGCFICIFFFTVQSSFTLAYGSVFVGGVLLNINQAVATDMILSVVMPNSRGTAIALQSIIAQLGGGVFAPFIIQKISDAIQMWQPETSPMHCLQYALIILTILALIGGCFFLCTNFCIEEDRKVVEQARAPSPPPELNLQDILVYDSEDPGYAAQPSLELAPESPDPAPELPA, from the exons AAATATCAACTTCTTCAGAAAACTTTGCATTAGATCAAAACAGGCATGTGATCCTGTCCCGGTCGACatagagaaaggggaaaaagagAGAAGGGCACCGTGTACACTCCTCTGTGCGAAGGCTACGCTGGCCATCCTTCTCCTGATCAAATTCGTCCATTACGTGGACACATATCTAGCTGAAG GTGTTATGCCGTTGATTGAAGCAGAATATGAACTCTCCATTGACAAAGTTGCGAGAGTAGAAACAG GTTTTGCTATTGTTTTTGCCTTGGTCAATCCATTCTTTGGACATCTATCAGATCAGATCAGCCGGTGGACCCTCATGTGTCTGGGAGTAACGTTTTGGACTCTGTTTGTCGCGAGCTGTTCCGTAATTCCCCAGGAG TGGGGTTGGACCATCCCTTTTATACGGTGTGCTGTGGCCGCAATAGAAAGTTTTTTTGCAGGCATTTCCCTGACCCTGATTGATGACCTGTTCCCACCTGAAAAGCGACGAGGGACTTTATTCAAGTTTAACAATTTCAGCTATATAATGGG TGCCTTAGGGATCGTTGTGGGAGCAATTGTGCCAAGCTACTTAGGCTCAAACTGGCGTTTTGCACTGCAG CTAGTTGCAGTCGCTGGATTAGCGTGCCTAGTGCTGCTAATCTGTGTGAAGAAGGAACCACCTAGATACTATACCGAGGACCACAGTGATGACCCTCAGATGCAGATCCTCAGTTTCCAATATATTTGGAAGttgacctcctccttcttcaaaaATCTGAGGATTTTATCTAAAAC ACGGAGCTTTGTTTTTCTCACCTTGGCTTCATGGTCCGTGAATTTCATTAATGAAGCCATGTTTGCCGTTGTTCCTGATTTCCTGAACCGAACCAGGGCCGTGACAAGCAGTTCGTTTCCCTGTCTGTTGCCAGATTGTTACTACAGCGACTT TATGTTCTATGGTTTGATTAAATACGCGGCTGACATCGTGGGGATACAAATAGGAATGGTGATCATCACTCGGTGGTTCAAGATGTATCCATCCGCTGATCGACTGGTATCCGGTTTAGGACTTATGGCCTCTGGATGTTTCATTTGCATCTTCTTTTTCACTGTACAAAGCAGCTTTACCCTTGCCTAT GGGTCCGTCTTTGTAGGTGGCGTTCTACTGAATATAAACCAGGCTGTAGCTACTGACATGATACTG TCGGTAGTAATGCCAAATTCCCGTGGCACAGCAATAGCCTTGCAGTCTATTATAGCACAGTTAGGAGGAGGGGTATTTGCCCCATTTATCATTCAGAAG ATTTCTGATGCGATCCAGATGTGGCAACCAGAAACCAGCCCAATGCACTGCTTGCAATATGCCTTGATAATATTGACAATTCTGGCATTGATTGGAGGATGCTTCTTCCTCTGTACAAACTTTTGTATTGAAGAGGATCGGAAAGTAGTTGAACAGGCCCGCGCCCCAAGCCCACCACCTGAATT GAACCTACAGGACATACTGGTGTACGACTCTGAAGATCCTGGATATGCTGCTCAGCCTTCTCTAGAATTGGCTCCTGAGTCTCCAGATCCTGCTCCAGAACTACCTGCTTAG